The genomic region GAATCACCGAGCGGATTTTTCGGAGCCTTTACGAAACAGGCCCCGAAAAACGAGAAGCCGAAAAATAAAAGAAGAAGTTTATTCATTCAATAATTCTAATTTAGAGTATATGAATGTTTTTTAAACAGATGCGCTTCCCTGAATTTTTTAGGAGACATTCCGGTTTCCCTCAGAAACGCCCTATGAAAGACCGAATTCGAATTAAAACCGACCGCGTTGCCTACGGAAATCACGGAACGACTCGGATCGTTGATCAGGATCATCTTCGCCTCTTCCACCCGGAATTGGTTGATGTAATTGTTGAAGTTGATCCCCTTGTGATCGTTGAGATAGGAAGACAACTGATGTACGGAAACTCCGAGTTCCTCTGCGACGCTCGGAAGTCGTATGTCCTCGTCGAGATAGATTCTTTCCTCGTGGATCAGATAGTTGAGTTGTTTTTCCAATGCTTCTATGTCTATATCTCCGAGAATGGATTTTTTAGGAGTATTCTTCTGCGCTTCGGACGCGGTCTCGTCGTTTAACAAATCCTGGAAATAAACGCTGATATAGTAAAAGTAGATGATCTCGAAAGTGGTTACCACTCCCGAAAGCAACACGAGAACCTTGCTGTCCATAAAGATTCCCACGATTTCCAACAAGGCGCAAAACGAAACGGTGACTACCAAACCGGCGAGCACCTTTGACTTTACGCTTCTAAAATCGAAGACGTGATTGGTGAACATACGATAGACGGCGATTCCGACGTAGACGATCACGAACATATCGGTAAGATACAAAAACATTCCGAACTCGAATCGACTCTGCTGATCGTATAAACTCGCGACCGGGATCGAAAGAACGATGGGAGGAATCAGGTTCCAATAGTATTTCGTGGGTAGCTTCGAATATTTCGAAAAGACCATTATGGAAATCAAATATACCAAAATACCCGCGGTAGATAACGCGATTAGGTCGATCTGAAAAAGGAATCGTTTCATCCAGTTATAGGAAACCGAATTGATCGTCGTTTCGTCGAAATACTGAAATATCGCCGTGAGAACCAAAAGCGCCGAAAGGAAATAATCGATCTGTCCCCTCGCCTTAATCAAACGTCCGATTCCGATAATCAAAGCGAAGAACGCTCCGAATCTCGCGATCTCGATCAGTAGGTCTTCTCGTAGTAACCATTCTATCGTATTTAACATAGTCTCAACATCCACACTTGAATTTCTTCTTTTATAATTCGATTTTCAATTCATGAAGAATTCCCAATTCATATCAATCGTTCCAATTAATAAGATATTTCCTTCACTCATAATTACCGATTCAAATGGCCAACAAAATATAGCCGGTTTTTTTTCACTTCAAAGATCGCCGACATCAATTGGAAGGAACGATCGACATGTATTCAAGAATGAACTTCGCGATTTGATTCCTACTTAGCTTCATCCGGTCTTTTCACGAACGGCAAACGTAGCGTTAACCAAAATCGGGAACAAAAGTTCTATTTCGTTCTGAACGCGTATATACAACAGGTCCATCAGCTCATTGGAGTCTTTGATAAATTGGGAAGGTTTCTCCAAGATCAACGAAGGAAGGGACCACTTCGTAACATACGTACGAACTCGATTCTTCAGTTCGTTTCTTGCGCTTTTCGTACAGAATTCGTACTGCTCGTCGCCGAGCTTGTCCTCCGGTAAAAACTCGAGAAGAATCAAACTGGATTCCATCATCATGTGTTCGCTCAATTTGGCGTTTAAGGTCGCGAGAATATCCAGGACTTCGTTGACCCGATCCGTTACCGAATCGCTTCTTAAAATGCGGATCAACTCTATCACTAACTTCTTGAGTATCTCGTTTTGTTTCTTATATACTTCGATTTGCATGTTTCTTCTCTTACTGTATTCGTCTTCGTATCTAACCAGATTCTTCTTGAGTTAGGGTTTCTTTGTTTCGGAGAGGATCGATCCGAATCGACTTTTCGCTCAGTCTGTTCGAATAGTCCATTAGAGATTTTGAAATCGTCAGACTGTCCTCGGCGATCAGGGAAATCTTTGAAATCTGCGTCTCCATTCCGAGGTTCGCGTTTTTATGTTGTTTGATCGAGTTGTAGATCTCGTCGGACTTTTTATCGATCTGATCGCCGCTGTATTTGATACGCGCGCGCTTTTGAGTTTGAAGTTCGACTAGATTTACGATTTCATCGCTTGAGTTTTTCAATTTTTTTAGATCGTTAATGATGATCTCGTATAAGTCCTTGGATCTTTCCACAAGGGAATGACCTATGTTCGCTTCTTGAAAACTTTTATGAATCAGGGATTCGATCGTCTTTGCGCTTTTGTCCGTTTCTTCCGCTAAAGATCGGATCTCTCTTGCGACCACCGAAAAACCTCTTCCGTAAACGCCCGCCCTCGCCGATTCGATCGCGGCGTTTAACGCGAGTAAGTTGACTCTCTCCGAAATCTGCTTGATAAGCGAAGTGATGAGTTTCATTTCCTTCGAATTGTTTTCGATTTTTGTGACGCTTTCAGCGAGCAGGCCGATCGTGTCCGAACCGGTTTCGATGTTCGTTTCCATCGCGGAAACGCCGAGGAGAGAATTCTCCACCGCGTCGCCCACACGATCGATCATCTCGTCGAGTTGTTTGATCTCCACGTTCAAAGAGGAAACCAAAACGTAATACGAGTCCGAATTGCGGTCTATATTGTTGATTTCGCTTCGGATCGAATTCGCCAAAGAATGGATCTCGAGAATTCTTTCGTGTTTTTCGTTCACGTTCGAATAGAGAATATGCGAAGTTTCGTTGATCAAATCCGCGAGACCCGATACTTCCATAAAACGTTTTTTAATCGTTTCCGTTTCCGACTTGAGATTGGTTCCGCATTCTCGGATCGTTTCCGCAAGCGACAACAAGGCCGGGCTATCGGTCAGTTGTTCTTCCGCAAACGGAGAAAGTTGAAAGGAATCGGATTCCACTTGATGATTCAGGATCTTGATTCTTCCCGAAAACGCCTTCGAATCGTAATAAAAGAATCCGTTTAAAAAAACGAAAAAACCCAACGTGATCATTCCGAAAACCGTAACCGTTTGCACGTCCCTTCTTCCGGAGATTCCGTTTCGGATCGTTTCCGTTCTAGGGAGAATGAAAGGGGAAACGTCCTCTTTTACTTCGATAAGCCTTGCGTCGGCGTTGATCAGAACGTTCGATCTCGTAGAATATTCCAATTTTTGCAACTGTTCGATTCTTTGAAGATAGAGTTCCTCCGCCTTATCGTTTCGATCCAGAAAACGATACAACGTATAACAGAAAAAAACAGCGTAAATCAGAGTCGCCATAGCCAATACCGCGCGCGGACTTCTTACGAGTCTTCCCATTCCGATAAAGAACTTTCTTTTGGATTTCGTTTTCATAGATTCGGACAGATCGCCTAACGACATTTAAACGGTTTTATAAGATCGCATTCTTACGATTCTTATTGTTTACTACCTTCGATGGCCGTTTTAGCCACGATCTGATAGATATCGGTCCACAATCCCTTCAACTTAGGCGTGAATTCTTCACCCAAACCCTGTTGTAACGTCGCGAGAAGCGCGGTTCCCACCACGTCGTAGTCCTGCGTTTTTACGCCATATTTAAGATGTCGTTTACCCATGTCTTGGATGACCGGAATCAAACTGGAAAGATCTCCGAGG from Leptospira kmetyi serovar Malaysia str. Bejo-Iso9 harbors:
- a CDS encoding methyl-accepting chemotaxis protein encodes the protein MKTKSKRKFFIGMGRLVRSPRAVLAMATLIYAVFFCYTLYRFLDRNDKAEELYLQRIEQLQKLEYSTRSNVLINADARLIEVKEDVSPFILPRTETIRNGISGRRDVQTVTVFGMITLGFFVFLNGFFYYDSKAFSGRIKILNHQVESDSFQLSPFAEEQLTDSPALLSLAETIRECGTNLKSETETIKKRFMEVSGLADLINETSHILYSNVNEKHERILEIHSLANSIRSEINNIDRNSDSYYVLVSSLNVEIKQLDEMIDRVGDAVENSLLGVSAMETNIETGSDTIGLLAESVTKIENNSKEMKLITSLIKQISERVNLLALNAAIESARAGVYGRGFSVVAREIRSLAEETDKSAKTIESLIHKSFQEANIGHSLVERSKDLYEIIINDLKKLKNSSDEIVNLVELQTQKRARIKYSGDQIDKKSDEIYNSIKQHKNANLGMETQISKISLIAEDSLTISKSLMDYSNRLSEKSIRIDPLRNKETLTQEESG
- a CDS encoding helix-turn-helix transcriptional regulator, giving the protein MLNTIEWLLREDLLIEIARFGAFFALIIGIGRLIKARGQIDYFLSALLVLTAIFQYFDETTINSVSYNWMKRFLFQIDLIALSTAGILVYLISIMVFSKYSKLPTKYYWNLIPPIVLSIPVASLYDQQSRFEFGMFLYLTDMFVIVYVGIAVYRMFTNHVFDFRSVKSKVLAGLVVTVSFCALLEIVGIFMDSKVLVLLSGVVTTFEIIYFYYISVYFQDLLNDETASEAQKNTPKKSILGDIDIEALEKQLNYLIHEERIYLDEDIRLPSVAEELGVSVHQLSSYLNDHKGINFNNYINQFRVEEAKMILINDPSRSVISVGNAVGFNSNSVFHRAFLRETGMSPKKFREAHLFKKHSYTLN
- a CDS encoding globin family protein, with translation MILGNDEIEMVRSSFEKVYTNKDEVASLFYKKLFELEPGYKAMFKGDMTEQGRKLMVMLRTLISGLGDLSSLIPVIQDMGKRHLKYGVKTQDYDVVGTALLATLQQGLGEEFTPKLKGLWTDIYQIVAKTAIEGSKQ